From Desulfomonile tiedjei, one genomic window encodes:
- the gnd gene encoding decarboxylating 6-phosphogluconate dehydrogenase, whose product MKLAMVGLGRMGMNMARRLLQKGHEVVAYNRTLKKVDEIEKEGAIGAYALSELFQKLDPPRIVWMMLPAGDPVDETVHQLSLVLAEGDIVIDGGNSYYKDDIRREPLLSEKGIVFMDAGVSGGVWGLEIGYCLMIGGKESACKYLEPIFKSLAPEEGFLYCGPTGAGHFVKMVHNGIEYGMMQAYAEGFDILDKSPYAENLDYSKLCHLWNRGSVIRSWLLELAEDAFSKDARLSNIQGWVEDSGEGRWTLQQAVDTDVSVPVIALSLFSRFRSREEDSFADKVLAALRHEFGGHAVKTE is encoded by the coding sequence ATGAAATTGGCAATGGTCGGACTTGGAAGAATGGGAATGAATATGGCGCGGCGGCTGTTGCAGAAAGGCCATGAGGTCGTAGCGTACAATCGGACGCTCAAAAAAGTGGACGAAATTGAAAAAGAAGGAGCAATAGGTGCGTACGCCCTGTCCGAATTATTCCAAAAACTCGATCCGCCAAGGATCGTCTGGATGATGCTACCGGCCGGCGACCCTGTGGATGAAACAGTGCATCAGCTCTCGCTCGTGCTCGCGGAAGGGGACATAGTCATCGACGGCGGCAACAGCTACTACAAAGACGACATTCGCAGAGAGCCTTTGCTTTCCGAAAAAGGGATCGTCTTCATGGACGCCGGCGTCAGCGGTGGTGTTTGGGGCCTGGAGATCGGATACTGCCTGATGATCGGTGGGAAAGAGTCGGCCTGCAAGTACCTTGAACCGATTTTCAAGAGCCTGGCTCCCGAAGAAGGATTCCTATATTGCGGACCTACCGGAGCAGGTCATTTCGTGAAGATGGTCCACAACGGCATTGAATACGGAATGATGCAGGCCTATGCCGAGGGCTTCGATATCCTGGACAAGTCCCCGTACGCAGAGAACCTTGACTACAGCAAATTGTGCCACTTGTGGAACCGCGGGAGCGTCATCCGCTCATGGCTGCTCGAGTTGGCCGAAGATGCATTTTCCAAGGATGCCAGGCTCTCCAACATCCAGGGATGGGTGGAAGATTCCGGAGAAGGACGCTGGACCCTCCAGCAGGCAGTGGACACGGACGTCTCTGTTCCGGTCATCGCCCTGTCCCTTTTCTCAAGATTCAGATCGCGTGAAGAAGACTCCTTCGCGGACAAAGTTCTGGCCGCACTGAGGCATGAGTTCGGCGGCCACGCTGTGAAGACGGAATAG
- the clpB gene encoding ATP-dependent chaperone ClpB — MRADKFTLKSQEALEVAQSTAADRGNPQVETEHLLLALLSDDEGICVEILKKLGADPERVRSEVLRAVERLPKQSGTAMAEKYFSNQLRAVLEAAFKEMEQLKDEYVSVEHLLIAISEASGTASAKILKTHGVTKDRIYMVLTEIRGTQRVTDQAPEEKYQALKRFTRDLTELARKGKLDPVIGRDDEIRRIIQVLSRRTKNNPVLIGDPGVGKTAIVEGLAGRIVSGDIPETLKGKKVLALDIGQLIAGAKYRGEFEDRLKAVLKEVTSAAGEIILFIDEMHTLVGAGAAEGAVDASNMLKPALARGELRCVGATTINEYRKYIEKDAALERRFQPIYVAEPSVEDSISILRGLKERYELHHGVRIQDAAIIAAVTLSHRYITDRFLPDKAIDLIDEASSRLRIEIDSMPTVIDEIERRIIQLQIEEQALTKESDPASKERLEKVRSEIARLTSESDVLKKEWHQEKEVIGAIRELKERYERAKTDATKAEREGNLSKAAELKYGLMISLEKDIKEKNEQLAEIQKGGGLLKEEVGPEDVAEVVAKWTGIPVSKMLEGEVDKLLKMEDRIARRVIGQPEAIVAVADAVRRARSGLQDPNRPVGSFIFMGPTGVGKTELARALAEFLFDDEQAMVRVDMSEYMERHSVARLIGAPPGYVGYEEGGYLTEAVRRRPYSVVLFDEIEKAHPEVFNALLQILDDGRLTDGKGRTVDFKNSIIIMTSNIGSAEIREFAGRDEEAMKRRVMEALRMHFRPEFLNRLDDIIIFHALDREQIKQIVDIQIQRVNKRLAENKLTLVLAPGARDMLAAEGFDPAYGARPLKRAIQRLIENPLALEILKGKFPPGATIEAYPDGDHLMFKGE; from the coding sequence ATGCGTGCCGACAAATTCACCCTTAAATCCCAAGAGGCATTGGAGGTGGCGCAAAGCACCGCGGCTGATCGTGGCAACCCGCAAGTCGAGACCGAACATCTGCTGCTCGCGCTGCTCTCTGATGACGAAGGCATCTGCGTCGAGATTCTAAAGAAGTTGGGCGCGGACCCTGAGCGGGTTCGCAGTGAAGTGCTTCGCGCTGTGGAGCGCCTTCCTAAGCAGAGTGGAACCGCTATGGCTGAGAAGTACTTTTCCAATCAGCTCAGGGCTGTTTTGGAAGCGGCCTTCAAGGAGATGGAGCAACTCAAGGATGAGTACGTCTCGGTCGAGCACCTGCTTATCGCTATTTCAGAGGCCTCAGGCACTGCTTCCGCGAAAATACTCAAGACCCACGGTGTTACTAAAGACCGAATATACATGGTGCTCACGGAAATCCGTGGCACACAGAGGGTGACCGATCAGGCACCGGAAGAGAAATATCAGGCTCTGAAGCGATTTACCCGCGACCTTACCGAACTGGCACGCAAAGGAAAGCTCGACCCTGTCATAGGACGAGACGACGAGATTCGGCGAATTATTCAGGTCCTGTCGCGGCGAACCAAGAACAACCCGGTCTTGATCGGGGATCCCGGTGTGGGCAAGACCGCGATTGTCGAAGGTCTGGCAGGAAGAATCGTTTCCGGAGACATCCCCGAGACACTCAAGGGAAAAAAGGTCCTGGCACTGGATATCGGCCAACTTATTGCCGGCGCCAAATACCGCGGTGAATTCGAAGACCGCTTGAAGGCCGTACTCAAGGAAGTCACCTCCGCGGCCGGGGAAATCATTCTCTTTATCGACGAAATGCACACCTTGGTCGGCGCGGGTGCGGCTGAGGGCGCTGTGGACGCTTCGAACATGCTGAAGCCCGCTCTGGCGAGAGGGGAACTGCGGTGCGTGGGTGCAACCACGATCAATGAGTATCGCAAATATATCGAGAAGGATGCTGCTTTGGAACGGCGCTTCCAGCCTATCTATGTGGCTGAGCCCTCGGTGGAGGACTCGATCTCTATTTTGAGAGGACTAAAGGAGCGGTATGAACTCCATCATGGGGTCAGAATTCAGGACGCGGCCATAATCGCGGCGGTGACTCTCTCCCACAGGTATATTACCGACCGGTTCCTCCCGGACAAAGCCATCGACCTAATTGACGAGGCTTCTTCCAGGCTCAGGATAGAAATAGACTCCATGCCCACAGTGATCGACGAGATCGAGCGCCGCATAATTCAGCTCCAGATCGAAGAACAGGCGCTAACCAAGGAATCGGACCCCGCAAGCAAAGAGCGGTTGGAGAAAGTGCGCTCCGAGATCGCTCGGTTGACCTCCGAGTCTGACGTGCTCAAGAAGGAATGGCATCAGGAAAAAGAGGTGATAGGCGCTATCAGGGAACTCAAGGAAAGATATGAGCGTGCCAAGACCGACGCGACGAAAGCTGAACGAGAAGGCAACCTGAGCAAGGCCGCGGAATTGAAATACGGCCTGATGATATCCCTGGAAAAAGACATCAAGGAAAAGAACGAGCAACTCGCGGAGATTCAGAAAGGCGGCGGCCTGCTGAAAGAAGAAGTGGGGCCGGAGGACGTTGCCGAGGTTGTCGCCAAGTGGACGGGAATCCCGGTTTCAAAGATGCTTGAGGGTGAAGTGGACAAGCTCCTCAAGATGGAAGATCGGATCGCCCGGCGGGTCATCGGCCAGCCGGAAGCAATCGTGGCTGTGGCCGACGCGGTCCGCCGCGCGCGCTCCGGATTGCAGGACCCGAACAGGCCCGTAGGATCGTTTATTTTCATGGGGCCAACCGGTGTCGGCAAGACCGAGCTTGCCCGCGCTCTGGCAGAATTCCTATTCGACGACGAGCAGGCCATGGTCAGGGTGGACATGTCAGAGTACATGGAGCGACATTCGGTGGCCAGGCTCATCGGAGCGCCCCCCGGGTATGTCGGATATGAGGAAGGGGGGTACCTTACCGAAGCGGTCAGAAGGCGTCCGTATTCGGTGGTTCTTTTCGACGAGATAGAAAAAGCCCACCCGGAGGTCTTCAACGCGCTGCTTCAGATCCTCGACGACGGCCGATTGACCGATGGTAAGGGCCGCACGGTTGATTTCAAGAATAGCATCATAATCATGACTTCCAACATCGGCTCCGCAGAGATTCGAGAATTCGCCGGCCGGGATGAGGAGGCGATGAAACGGCGCGTCATGGAAGCCCTGAGAATGCACTTCCGGCCGGAATTCCTCAACCGGCTGGACGACATCATCATCTTCCATGCGCTGGACAGGGAGCAGATCAAGCAAATAGTGGATATCCAGATCCAAAGAGTGAACAAACGATTAGCCGAAAACAAGCTGACGCTGGTCCTTGCACCGGGAGCAAGAGATATGCTGGCAGCCGAAGGATTTGACCCCGCGTACGGGGCTCGGCCCCTGAAACGGGCTATTCAAAGGCTCATCGAAAACCCGCTGGCCCTGGAGATACTGAAAGGCAAGTTCCCGCCGGGCGCAACCATCGAAGCATATCCGGATGGTGACCACCTGATGTTCAAAGGGGAGTGA
- a CDS encoding response regulator: MRKMVRGSSSFNGLGRSSARYSLGMVVSENTNHLTTGVVLVVDDDHASLLMLTDLLSLSGFTVLTAEEGRQGIEMFVNHSPDLVITDIRMPHLDGLELLRNIRELDDLTPVILVTGHGDLENAMRALRRGAYDFILKPINPDVLLNATRKGLDHYRLKRLEQDYRCLLEEQVAERTRELAQANDYLRKLQGCSIFALANLAESRDGETADHLKRLQAYCKVLCSGLSSLALYREVMTERFIEDLVQCSVLHDIGKVAIPDSILFNPRKLGTDEFEIMKQHAIFGGKALEEASIEIGDEDSYLSLGKDVAYFHHEHWDGTGYPFGLREEHIPLAARIVAVADVYDALTTQRRYKSAFSHNEAVAVIVDSRGKQFDPGIVDAFLRVEGEFRRVCDGVAQANGSPRIQTVAR; the protein is encoded by the coding sequence ATGCGTAAGATGGTCCGAGGGAGTTCATCTTTCAATGGGCTCGGACGTAGCAGCGCTCGATACAGCTTGGGTATGGTCGTAAGCGAAAACACAAATCATTTGACAACAGGGGTCGTCCTTGTTGTTGACGATGATCACGCGTCGCTTCTGATGCTCACAGACCTTTTGAGCCTGAGCGGCTTTACGGTGCTCACGGCTGAAGAAGGTCGGCAGGGCATCGAAATGTTCGTGAATCATTCGCCGGACTTGGTCATCACCGACATCCGTATGCCCCACCTGGACGGATTGGAACTCCTCAGAAATATCAGAGAGTTGGACGACCTGACTCCTGTAATACTCGTGACAGGCCATGGGGACCTTGAGAACGCCATGAGGGCCCTGCGTCGCGGGGCTTACGACTTTATTCTCAAACCCATCAACCCTGATGTGCTGCTTAACGCAACGCGCAAGGGACTTGACCATTATAGGCTCAAACGACTGGAACAAGATTACCGCTGTCTTCTCGAAGAACAGGTTGCCGAGAGGACTCGGGAGCTGGCTCAGGCCAACGACTATCTGCGAAAACTTCAGGGGTGCTCTATTTTTGCCCTGGCCAACCTTGCCGAGTCTCGGGACGGTGAAACCGCGGATCACTTGAAGCGCCTTCAGGCCTATTGCAAGGTCCTGTGTTCCGGATTGTCTTCCCTCGCTCTCTACCGGGAAGTCATGACTGAGCGGTTCATAGAGGATCTTGTCCAATGCTCCGTTCTTCACGACATAGGCAAGGTGGCGATACCTGATTCCATTCTTTTCAATCCGCGGAAATTAGGAACTGATGAGTTTGAAATCATGAAACAACATGCCATCTTTGGAGGGAAAGCCTTGGAAGAAGCCTCCATCGAGATCGGCGACGAAGACAGTTACCTTTCGCTTGGTAAGGACGTGGCCTATTTCCACCACGAGCATTGGGATGGGACCGGCTATCCGTTCGGGCTCAGAGAGGAGCACATTCCCCTTGCAGCGCGCATTGTGGCCGTTGCCGACGTGTACGATGCTCTGACTACTCAGCGGCGCTACAAGAGCGCCTTCTCTCACAACGAGGCGGTTGCAGTGATTGTTGATTCCAGGGGGAAGCAGTTTGACCCCGGGATCGTGGATGCTTTCCTCCGGGTAGAAGGTGAGTTTCGCCGGGTTTGTGACGGCGTCGCACAGGCCAATGGGTCGCCACGGATTCAGACGGTAGCGCGATAG
- a CDS encoding type IV pilus twitching motility protein PilT: protein MAKLDSVLQIGVQAQASDVHVSPGNPFIVRQFGRLRKIKSPELTPDQTDQLVREILSEPQQQALDQNLQLDFSYELKGLARFRGNAIIQRRGLTATFRIIPLRISSLEELGLPSVAKKFCDFHQGLILVTGATGQGKSTTLASMIDLINSTRPVHILTVEDPVEFVHPLKKGIVNQRQLGLHTRSFANALRAALREDPDVIMVGELRDLDSIRLAVTAAETGHLVLGTLSTSSGPKTVDRIIDSFPPDEQNQIRTMLAEGLRAVITQKLLRSSEGNGQVLACEVMIGTVPLANMIRTEKTFQIGSVMQTSRAQGMQQMDDAIEQLLHEGKVTADTARDNAENKKRFR from the coding sequence ATGGCCAAATTAGACTCCGTTCTTCAGATAGGCGTCCAAGCGCAGGCGTCCGATGTGCATGTGTCTCCGGGAAATCCTTTTATCGTGCGACAGTTCGGCCGGCTGCGGAAAATCAAATCGCCTGAGCTTACGCCGGATCAAACCGATCAGCTGGTCCGTGAGATTCTGTCTGAGCCTCAACAGCAGGCGTTGGATCAAAACCTCCAGTTGGATTTCAGCTATGAACTCAAGGGGCTGGCGCGTTTTCGCGGCAATGCGATCATACAGCGCAGGGGCTTGACTGCGACGTTCCGGATCATACCGCTTCGCATATCCTCCCTGGAGGAATTGGGGTTGCCTTCCGTTGCGAAGAAGTTTTGCGACTTTCACCAGGGGCTGATTCTGGTCACAGGTGCAACCGGCCAGGGCAAGTCCACAACTCTTGCATCCATGATCGACCTTATTAACTCGACTCGGCCGGTGCATATCCTCACCGTTGAAGATCCGGTGGAATTCGTTCATCCGCTCAAGAAGGGAATCGTGAATCAGAGGCAATTGGGGCTTCACACGCGATCCTTTGCCAACGCTCTTAGGGCCGCACTCAGGGAAGACCCCGACGTGATTATGGTCGGGGAATTGCGCGACCTGGACTCCATAAGGCTTGCGGTGACAGCCGCCGAGACTGGGCACCTTGTTCTTGGGACGCTTTCGACCTCGTCCGGCCCCAAGACAGTGGACCGGATCATTGATTCTTTCCCTCCGGACGAACAGAATCAGATCCGAACCATGCTGGCTGAAGGGTTGCGCGCGGTGATAACGCAAAAACTTCTGCGTTCCTCTGAGGGCAACGGACAGGTCCTGGCTTGTGAAGTCATGATCGGGACCGTCCCGCTTGCAAACATGATACGCACGGAAAAGACTTTTCAAATTGGGTCCGTGATGCAGACCAGCCGAGCGCAAGGGATGCAGCAGATGGACGACGCTATCGAGCAGCTTCTCCACGAAGGAAAAGTAACAGCAGACACGGCCCGGGACAATGCCGAGAACAAGAAGCGTTTCCGGTGA
- a CDS encoding type IV pilus twitching motility protein PilT has protein sequence MPEIDALLTEMIKAGASDLHMVPQLPPMLRLRGDLVPTKHESLTHKRNQELFFEMMNQAQQRRLQTTLELDQAYEVEGLARFRCNYFYQMRGLSAVFRHIPTAIKSLEELGMPAGVQKLMEIKRGLVLVTGPTGSGKSTTLAAIVDRINRTSEQHIITIEDPLEFVHDNRMSLITQREIGTHAKSFADALRVASREDPNIILVGEMRDLETISLALTCAELGILVFGTLHTNSAAKTIDRIINAFPANQQNQIRSMLSESLKGVMAQQLLKTSDGKGRCAAVEILISSPAVGNLIRESKLSQVASIIQTGTSEGMQSMDQALQQLVDQRRITPEEAYWKAIDKSAFASQCSDSIFE, from the coding sequence ATGCCCGAAATAGACGCTTTACTAACCGAAATGATAAAAGCCGGCGCATCAGACCTGCATATGGTGCCTCAGCTTCCGCCCATGCTTAGACTTCGGGGAGACCTCGTCCCAACCAAGCACGAATCCCTTACCCACAAACGAAACCAAGAGCTGTTCTTCGAGATGATGAATCAGGCTCAACAGAGGCGCCTTCAGACCACCTTGGAGTTGGATCAGGCTTACGAAGTCGAGGGCCTGGCCCGATTCAGGTGTAATTACTTCTACCAAATGAGGGGACTGTCAGCGGTATTCCGCCACATACCCACCGCGATAAAATCCCTGGAAGAACTGGGGATGCCCGCGGGGGTCCAAAAACTCATGGAGATCAAGAGGGGACTCGTTCTGGTCACAGGGCCTACCGGCTCGGGGAAATCCACTACCCTCGCAGCGATCGTCGATCGCATAAACAGGACCAGCGAGCAGCACATCATTACCATTGAAGACCCGCTCGAATTCGTGCATGACAACAGGATGTCTCTCATAACCCAGCGGGAAATAGGGACCCACGCGAAAAGCTTTGCAGACGCGTTGCGGGTCGCTTCCAGAGAAGACCCCAACATAATCCTGGTCGGCGAGATGCGAGACCTGGAAACCATTTCACTGGCTCTGACATGCGCGGAATTGGGTATATTGGTCTTCGGGACCTTGCACACCAACTCAGCCGCCAAAACCATTGATAGGATCATCAACGCTTTTCCTGCCAACCAGCAGAACCAGATAAGGAGCATGCTCAGCGAGTCCCTCAAGGGGGTAATGGCACAACAGCTCCTCAAGACATCTGACGGAAAAGGACGATGCGCGGCGGTCGAAATACTGATCAGCAGCCCTGCCGTGGGCAACCTTATACGGGAATCGAAGCTTAGCCAGGTGGCCTCCATCATCCAGACCGGAACGTCGGAAGGAATGCAAAGCATGGACCAAGCCCTCCAGCAGCTTGTCGATCAACGCCGCATCACCCCGGAAGAGGCTTACTGGAAGGCCATAGACAAGTCCGCATTCGCTTCCCAATGTTCGGATTCGATATTCGAGTAG
- a CDS encoding molybdopterin-dependent oxidoreductase, whose translation MQWNLISLLSRRNFIRRISAGLLGSAFAPGVFFSFRDRALAQLAETTQGDPLKDKNPKDVDASTIEITPLKDFGTMGLDGYKADTEVWRLIVEGHVENKLSISYRQLLDMPFIEKPVLMICPGIFVNHGLWRGISAAHLLKLAKISGDVNYVSFRGPEGNYEKVMRVPLKDIVAEKVFLAHHVNGEALPAKHGFPLRLVAEGYYGYDWVKYVYKITAEIVPA comes from the coding sequence ATGCAATGGAATCTCATAAGCCTGCTTAGCCGAAGGAACTTCATAAGGCGGATATCAGCCGGCCTGTTGGGCTCCGCGTTTGCACCGGGCGTCTTCTTTTCTTTTCGGGACAGGGCTCTGGCGCAGCTGGCTGAGACAACCCAGGGCGATCCCCTTAAGGACAAAAACCCCAAAGATGTCGACGCAAGCACCATCGAGATTACTCCGCTGAAAGACTTCGGAACCATGGGCCTGGACGGCTACAAAGCCGACACGGAAGTGTGGCGGCTTATAGTCGAAGGGCATGTGGAAAACAAATTGAGCATCTCTTACCGGCAATTGTTGGACATGCCGTTTATCGAGAAGCCTGTTCTGATGATTTGTCCGGGTATCTTCGTCAATCATGGCTTGTGGAGAGGGATTTCCGCAGCTCACCTACTTAAACTTGCAAAGATTTCGGGTGACGTGAATTACGTCTCGTTCCGCGGCCCTGAAGGCAATTACGAAAAGGTGATGCGAGTGCCGCTTAAGGACATTGTTGCTGAAAAGGTTTTCCTTGCACATCATGTGAACGGAGAGGCCCTCCCTGCAAAACATGGCTTCCCCCTGCGCCTGGTGGCCGAAGGCTATTATGGATATGACTGGGTAAAATATGTATACAAGATCACAGCAGAAATAGTACCGGCCTGA
- the zwf gene encoding glucose-6-phosphate dehydrogenase — MGFDRESIDSHIESVIKGKTEDLKVPQEACLLESPPDPCTIVIFGATGDLAKRMLTPALYKLHLSGALPEPFLIVGAARSDMTHEEFRQELKGAVAGMDMSKWEEFAAASYYQRVQFDSTESFSNLALALKDWEAQHDISGNKILYLAIPPSLYESTVEMLGEAGLSGKQETGGGWARIVVEKPFGRDVKTAAHLNKTLEKHFEERQIFRIDHYLAKETVQNLLIFRFANAIFEPLWNRQFIDHINITAAESLGVEKRGSYYEEAGVLRDMFQNHMMQLLALTAMEPPSSFEADLVRDETCKVFRSLRPFSADDNGPRLLLGQYGSGSIDGKQVHGYREEAGVDAKSLTPTFAMMKVFVDNWRWQDIPFILTSGKRMARKMTEIVIHFKKVAHSMFRGLLEEAIKPNILTLGIHPDESIKLTFETKNPGALVCLRSVIMDFNYTDNYSGPALDAYEKALLECMQGDQTLFWRQDAVELSWAFLDPILEHCETCEDRGRRLLTYEAGTWGPGDMKLELDTNALSEK; from the coding sequence ATGGGCTTTGATCGCGAATCCATTGACTCGCATATCGAATCGGTAATTAAAGGCAAGACCGAGGACTTGAAGGTTCCGCAGGAGGCCTGCCTGTTGGAGTCCCCGCCGGACCCATGTACGATTGTGATCTTCGGTGCGACCGGCGATCTCGCCAAACGGATGCTGACACCCGCACTTTACAAGCTTCACTTGAGCGGCGCGTTGCCGGAGCCCTTTCTCATTGTGGGCGCGGCCCGTTCCGACATGACTCACGAGGAGTTCCGGCAGGAGCTTAAAGGGGCTGTTGCAGGCATGGATATGTCGAAATGGGAAGAATTTGCAGCGGCTTCCTATTACCAGAGGGTACAGTTCGATTCAACCGAATCATTTTCGAATTTGGCTCTGGCACTCAAAGATTGGGAAGCACAGCACGATATCTCCGGAAACAAAATCCTGTATCTTGCGATCCCCCCTTCTCTGTACGAGAGTACCGTGGAAATGCTGGGCGAGGCAGGTCTTTCCGGGAAACAGGAAACCGGAGGGGGATGGGCCCGAATAGTGGTGGAGAAGCCCTTCGGGAGAGACGTGAAGACCGCGGCCCATCTGAATAAGACGCTCGAAAAGCATTTTGAAGAGCGCCAAATCTTCAGGATAGACCATTATCTTGCCAAGGAAACCGTCCAGAACCTCCTGATCTTCAGGTTCGCCAACGCGATCTTCGAGCCCCTCTGGAACCGACAATTCATAGACCACATCAACATTACGGCCGCAGAGTCGCTGGGGGTTGAAAAAAGAGGAAGTTACTACGAGGAAGCAGGCGTCCTGCGGGACATGTTCCAAAACCACATGATGCAATTGCTCGCTTTGACGGCTATGGAACCGCCGTCAAGTTTCGAGGCGGATTTGGTCCGAGATGAAACCTGTAAGGTGTTCAGATCGCTGAGGCCGTTCTCGGCCGATGACAATGGACCGAGGCTGCTGCTCGGCCAGTACGGCTCCGGCTCAATAGACGGCAAGCAGGTCCATGGGTACCGGGAAGAGGCTGGAGTGGACGCGAAGTCCCTTACCCCCACATTCGCTATGATGAAGGTTTTCGTCGACAACTGGAGGTGGCAGGACATTCCTTTCATCTTGACTTCCGGCAAGAGAATGGCCCGTAAAATGACAGAGATTGTCATCCACTTTAAGAAAGTGGCTCACTCTATGTTTCGCGGCCTCCTCGAAGAAGCGATCAAACCGAATATCTTGACTCTCGGGATTCACCCGGATGAGAGCATTAAACTGACTTTTGAAACCAAGAACCCCGGCGCGCTTGTCTGTTTGAGGTCCGTGATCATGGATTTCAATTACACGGACAATTACAGTGGACCTGCCCTCGATGCGTACGAAAAGGCCCTGTTGGAATGTATGCAGGGCGACCAGACGCTTTTCTGGCGACAGGACGCGGTGGAACTCTCATGGGCTTTCCTCGACCCGATCCTGGAACATTGTGAAACCTGCGAAGACAGAGGACGGCGGCTCTTGACTTACGAGGCCGGCACGTGGGGACCGGGAGACATGAAGTTGGAGCTTGATACGAATGCGCTTTCAGAGAAGTGA